In Caballeronia sp. Lep1P3, one DNA window encodes the following:
- a CDS encoding cytochrome-c peroxidase encodes MSSTHSVLPPTLPSTRKRPLAHTIVWAMTVAAAGCAAFVAYAAIHPEQVPLAVGEIVEALTGANPQPVALHVPPSQPLSAVALLGKQIFNDRSLSASGKQSCASCHSPEHAYGPPNDLSVQLGGPHLTDVGYRPPPSLAYLYRQAPFSIGPDQNDMDAAPVTLDQLATAASGTQRAVKTAGAAPAAPALVPQGGLFWDGRASTLQDQAIVPMLNPVEMANANTGEVVQKLLNATYLDQFKQLFGDRIVSQPDLLVDEAMFAVGRYQFEDPSFHRFTSKYDYWLQGKARLTQAELHGLRLFNDPDKANCAGCHLSKPSADRLPPLFTDTQYEALGVPRNRNLPINRNPNFYDMGVCGPFRTDAATLTQYCGMFLTPTLRNVATRHTFFHNGVYRDLKQVIDFYNLRGTNPEKIYPHDASGKPMQYDDLPAKYHANIDVADAPLNRKPGDTPAMTDDEIKDIIAFLNTLTDGYKP; translated from the coding sequence ATGAGTTCGACTCACTCCGTATTGCCCCCGACGCTTCCCTCGACGCGCAAGCGTCCGCTCGCACATACGATCGTCTGGGCGATGACCGTCGCCGCCGCGGGCTGCGCGGCCTTCGTCGCTTACGCGGCCATCCATCCCGAGCAAGTGCCGCTTGCAGTCGGCGAGATCGTCGAAGCGCTCACCGGCGCGAATCCGCAACCGGTCGCGCTGCATGTCCCGCCGAGCCAGCCGTTGAGCGCCGTCGCGCTTCTCGGCAAGCAGATATTCAATGACCGGTCGCTGTCGGCGTCCGGCAAGCAGTCGTGTGCCTCGTGTCATAGCCCCGAGCACGCGTATGGGCCGCCCAACGATCTATCGGTGCAACTCGGCGGCCCGCATCTGACGGACGTGGGCTACCGGCCACCGCCGTCGCTCGCTTACTTATATCGGCAGGCGCCGTTTTCCATCGGTCCCGATCAGAACGACATGGACGCCGCACCCGTCACGCTCGATCAACTCGCGACGGCCGCGAGCGGCACGCAGCGCGCGGTGAAGACAGCGGGCGCCGCGCCCGCGGCCCCGGCGCTCGTTCCGCAAGGCGGGCTCTTCTGGGATGGCCGCGCGAGCACGCTTCAGGATCAGGCCATCGTTCCGATGTTGAACCCGGTTGAAATGGCGAATGCGAATACCGGCGAAGTCGTGCAGAAGCTCCTGAACGCGACGTACCTCGACCAGTTCAAGCAGCTTTTCGGCGACAGGATCGTGAGCCAGCCCGACCTTCTCGTCGATGAAGCGATGTTCGCGGTCGGACGTTATCAATTCGAAGACCCATCGTTTCATCGCTTCACGAGCAAATACGATTACTGGCTGCAAGGCAAGGCGCGTCTCACGCAGGCCGAGTTGCACGGCCTGCGCCTCTTCAACGATCCCGACAAGGCGAACTGCGCAGGTTGTCATTTGAGCAAGCCGAGCGCCGACCGTCTGCCGCCGCTTTTCACGGACACGCAATACGAAGCGCTGGGCGTGCCGCGCAATCGCAATCTTCCGATCAACAGGAATCCCAACTTTTATGACATGGGCGTATGCGGTCCCTTCCGCACCGATGCGGCCACACTGACGCAATACTGCGGCATGTTCCTTACGCCGACGCTGCGCAACGTCGCGACGCGCCACACGTTCTTTCATAACGGCGTATATCGCGACCTGAAGCAGGTAATAGACTTCTATAACCTGCGCGGCACGAATCCGGAGAAGATTTATCCGCACGATGCATCGGGCAAGCCGATGCAATACGACGATCTGCCGGCGAAGTATCACGCGAACATCGATGTCGCCGACGCGCCGCTCAATCGCAAGCCGGGCGACACGCCCGCCATGACCGACGACGAAATCAAGGACATCATCGCGTTCCTGAACACGCTGACGGACGGATACAAGCCCTGA
- the argE gene encoding acetylornithine deacetylase: MSDMSSRALLEALIRFATVSRDSNLDMIAFIRDYLAQYGVESELFYNDERTKANLFATIGPRDRGGIVLSGHTDVVPVDGQAWTVEPFRLSEREGRLYGRGTADMKGFIASVLAAVPQFVARELKLPVHLAFSYDEEVGCLGVRPMLAELEKRPHKPVLCIIGEPTELKPVLGHKGKLAMRCHVKGAPCHSAYAPYGVNAIQYAARLVTRLETIGEQLAQPQHHDARFDPPYSTVQTGMIKGGRALNIVPEQCEFDFEVRALPGFDAHTVADALRTYAEAELLPKMRAVQRETDIRLQALSAYPGLVTPPESEAARLLAGLCGSSDFGTVAFGSEGGLFDQAGIPAVVCGPGSMDQGHKPDEFVSVEQLHACDAMLARLAGHLATAGLFQ; encoded by the coding sequence ATGAGTGACATGTCGAGCCGTGCGTTGCTCGAAGCGCTGATCCGTTTCGCGACTGTCAGCCGCGACTCGAATCTCGACATGATCGCGTTCATTCGCGATTACCTCGCGCAATACGGCGTAGAAAGCGAACTCTTCTACAACGACGAGCGCACCAAGGCCAATCTCTTCGCGACCATCGGTCCGCGCGATCGCGGCGGTATCGTGCTTTCCGGTCATACGGATGTCGTGCCGGTGGACGGGCAGGCGTGGACGGTCGAACCGTTTCGCCTCTCCGAACGCGAAGGCCGCCTCTACGGGCGCGGCACGGCCGATATGAAGGGCTTTATCGCGTCGGTGCTCGCGGCGGTGCCGCAGTTCGTCGCGCGCGAGTTGAAGCTGCCGGTGCATCTTGCGTTTTCTTATGACGAGGAAGTCGGCTGTCTCGGCGTTCGTCCGATGCTCGCCGAACTCGAAAAGCGCCCGCATAAGCCGGTGCTCTGCATCATCGGGGAGCCGACGGAACTCAAGCCCGTGCTGGGTCACAAGGGCAAGCTCGCGATGCGTTGTCACGTGAAGGGCGCGCCTTGCCATTCCGCTTATGCACCGTATGGCGTGAACGCCATTCAATACGCGGCGCGTCTCGTCACGCGGCTCGAGACGATCGGCGAGCAGCTCGCGCAGCCGCAGCATCACGACGCGCGCTTCGATCCGCCTTATTCGACGGTGCAGACAGGCATGATAAAAGGCGGCCGCGCGCTCAACATCGTGCCGGAGCAATGTGAGTTCGACTTCGAAGTGCGCGCGCTGCCGGGCTTCGACGCGCACACCGTCGCCGACGCTCTGCGGACTTACGCCGAAGCGGAACTGCTGCCGAAGATGCGCGCGGTGCAGCGCGAGACCGATATCCGCCTGCAAGCGCTCTCTGCGTATCCGGGCCTCGTCACGCCGCCGGAAAGCGAAGCGGCGCGGCTTCTTGCAGGGCTTTGCGGCTCGAGCGACTTCGGCACGGTCGCCTTTGGCAGCGAAGGCGGCCTGTTTGATCAGGCGGGCATTCCCGCCGTTGTGTGCGGTCCGGGAAGCATGGATCAGGGACACAAGCCCGATGAGTTCGTGAGCGTCGAACAACTCCATGCGTGCGATGCGATGCTCGCGCGGCTTGCCGGCCATCTCGCGACGGCCGGCCTGTTTCAATAG
- a CDS encoding DUF1028 domain-containing protein encodes MTFSIVGRCEKTGQLGIAISSSSIAVGARCPWLRAGVGAVATQNVTLPALGPRILDHMENERSDASTALDHALRTDEWNAYRQVTVIDAQGRTAFFTGNEALGTHHATAGVQCVAAGNMLTSIEVIEAMPRAFEETSGALADRLLAAMRAAMAKGGEAGPVHSAALRIVSDLVWPIVDLRVDWADDDPVGKLEELWHAYRPQMQDYVTRALNPTAAPSYGVPGDE; translated from the coding sequence ATGACCTTTTCAATCGTCGGACGTTGCGAGAAGACCGGGCAACTCGGCATCGCCATTAGTTCGTCGAGCATCGCGGTGGGCGCGCGGTGTCCGTGGCTGCGCGCGGGCGTCGGCGCCGTCGCGACGCAAAACGTCACGCTGCCCGCGCTCGGACCGCGTATTCTGGACCATATGGAGAACGAACGAAGCGATGCATCGACCGCGCTCGATCACGCGCTTCGCACCGACGAATGGAACGCGTATCGGCAAGTCACGGTGATCGATGCGCAAGGGCGCACTGCGTTCTTCACAGGCAACGAGGCGCTCGGAACGCATCATGCAACAGCGGGCGTTCAATGCGTGGCGGCGGGCAACATGCTGACGAGCATCGAGGTGATCGAAGCCATGCCGCGTGCGTTCGAAGAGACATCGGGCGCGCTTGCCGATCGCCTGCTTGCGGCCATGCGCGCTGCAATGGCGAAGGGCGGCGAAGCGGGGCCGGTGCATTCGGCGGCGCTCAGGATCGTGAGCGACTTAGTCTGGCCCATCGTCGATCTGCGCGTCGACTGGGCCGATGACGATCCTGTCGGCAAGCTCGAAGAACTGTGGCATGCGTATCGGCCGCAGATGCAGGACTATGTGACGCGCGCGCTGAATCCGACCGCCGCGCCGAGCTATGGCGTGCCGGGAGATGAGTGA
- a CDS encoding RidA family protein, whose protein sequence is MSEPTHTRIRMFNTKDTYPNQTLDNDLCQAVRAGNTVYVRGQIGTDFEGNLIGLGDPRAQAEQAMKNVKQLLDEAGSDLSHIVKTTTYLTDVRFREPVYREVGKWLKGVYPISTGLTVVALGQPEWLMEIDVIAVIPEGWTAP, encoded by the coding sequence ATGAGCGAACCTACGCACACCCGCATCCGCATGTTCAATACGAAGGATACGTACCCGAACCAGACGCTCGACAACGATCTCTGCCAAGCCGTGCGCGCCGGCAACACGGTCTATGTGCGCGGTCAGATCGGTACTGACTTCGAGGGCAATTTAATCGGACTCGGCGATCCGCGCGCGCAGGCGGAGCAGGCGATGAAAAACGTCAAGCAGTTGCTCGATGAAGCGGGCAGCGATCTCTCGCATATCGTGAAGACGACGACGTATCTGACGGACGTGCGCTTTCGCGAGCCGGTGTATCGTGAAGTCGGCAAATGGCTCAAGGGCGTCTATCCCATCTCGACGGGACTGACCGTGGTCGCCCTCGGTCAACCGGAATGGCTGATGGAAATCGATGTCATCGCGGTGATTCCCGAGGGCTGGACCGCGCCTTGA
- a CDS encoding LysR family transcriptional regulator, whose amino-acid sequence MESHPLRYSLRQLRYFVVTAEALSFTAAAKRLHISQPSISTALAELEVSFGVQLFIRHHASGLSLTQAGRDLLGQARNLLKIAEELQMAAKEMDGGMTGSIALGCLVSLAPPLMPGLISRFTDEHAGISFRTVEAHQDALLRGLHDGSLDIALTYSLDLSEDIAFTPLLSLPPYAILPRTHRLARARKVSLADLLPEPYVMLDLPHSREYFAALFDAVGSRPVPAFRSSQPEVVRGMVANGLGYSLLNFPLKSNRTVDGEEFVIKRFKDNVNATMLGIAQSRTMKPRQVVHRFASFCENYIRRLHLQS is encoded by the coding sequence ATGGAAAGCCATCCTTTGCGCTATTCGCTGCGTCAGTTGCGCTACTTCGTCGTCACTGCCGAAGCCTTGTCCTTCACGGCGGCGGCCAAGCGTCTGCATATATCGCAGCCGTCCATTTCCACCGCGCTTGCGGAGCTCGAAGTGTCGTTCGGCGTGCAGCTTTTCATACGTCATCACGCAAGCGGGCTGTCCCTGACGCAAGCGGGACGCGACCTTCTTGGCCAGGCGCGCAATCTGCTGAAGATTGCAGAAGAATTGCAGATGGCCGCCAAGGAAATGGATGGCGGCATGACGGGCAGCATCGCGCTCGGCTGTCTGGTTTCGCTTGCGCCGCCGCTCATGCCGGGCCTCATCAGCCGTTTCACGGACGAGCACGCAGGCATCTCCTTTCGCACGGTGGAGGCGCATCAAGATGCGCTCCTGAGAGGCTTGCACGACGGCTCGCTCGATATCGCGCTCACATATAGCCTGGACCTTAGCGAAGACATTGCCTTCACGCCGCTGCTTTCCTTGCCGCCCTATGCGATCTTGCCAAGGACGCATCGCCTTGCCCGCGCACGCAAGGTCTCGCTCGCCGATCTCTTGCCCGAGCCTTATGTGATGCTCGACTTGCCGCATAGCCGCGAGTATTTCGCTGCTCTCTTCGACGCTGTCGGCAGCCGCCCGGTGCCCGCGTTTCGGTCCTCGCAGCCCGAAGTCGTGCGCGGCATGGTGGCCAACGGTCTCGGCTACAGCCTGCTCAATTTCCCGCTCAAATCGAATCGCACCGTGGACGGCGAAGAGTTCGTGATTAAACGTTTCAAGGACAACGTCAACGCGACGATGCTCGGCATCGCGCAATCGCGGACCATGAAGCCGCGTCAGGTCGTCCATCGTTTCGCGTCGTTCTGCGAGAACTATATCCGGCGCCTGCACTTGCAGTCATGA
- a CDS encoding Rieske 2Fe-2S domain-containing protein, producing the protein MDNPVTKTRVQALVDELRTGCERSFSEARAMPPGVYTSPEFLALEERDIFAREWQCVGRASALKAPGDYLTARIGDQPIVVLRDEAMQIKAMSNVCLHRMSVLLEGRGNVRRIVCPYHAWNYSLDGALKGAPLMDRQEGFCKESYRLPAIRCEQWQGWIYVTLDENAAPVATKLAELSELIGAYGMADYIETFYEEHVWDTNWKILAENFMESYHLPMLHRATVGPHSKLEDMECPPGRAAFNYHWITKEASLPIGNAHPDNTRLSGHWRKTTALLAIYPTHLVTLTPGYFWYLVLQPQGVGQVHIGFGGGLAPEFVADPQANAHMATLKKLLDEVNAEDRRGVQAVFRGVHAPLAKPGHLSHLERPNYDFARYIASRLAQH; encoded by the coding sequence ATGGATAACCCGGTGACGAAAACGCGCGTACAGGCGCTCGTCGACGAACTGCGGACCGGTTGCGAACGGTCATTCAGCGAAGCGCGCGCCATGCCGCCGGGTGTCTATACGTCGCCTGAATTTCTGGCGCTCGAAGAGCGCGACATCTTTGCGCGCGAATGGCAATGCGTGGGCCGCGCAAGCGCGCTTAAGGCGCCGGGCGATTATCTGACCGCCCGCATAGGCGATCAGCCGATCGTCGTGTTGCGCGACGAAGCAATGCAGATCAAGGCGATGTCCAACGTGTGCCTGCATCGCATGTCGGTGCTGCTGGAAGGACGCGGTAACGTGCGGCGCATCGTGTGTCCGTATCACGCATGGAATTATTCACTCGATGGCGCGCTAAAGGGCGCGCCTTTAATGGACCGGCAAGAAGGCTTCTGCAAGGAGAGCTATCGGCTGCCCGCGATCCGCTGCGAACAATGGCAAGGCTGGATCTATGTGACGCTCGATGAAAACGCGGCGCCTGTCGCGACGAAGCTCGCGGAATTGAGCGAACTCATCGGCGCATACGGCATGGCGGACTACATCGAAACTTTCTATGAAGAGCATGTGTGGGACACCAACTGGAAGATCCTCGCCGAAAACTTCATGGAGAGCTATCACCTGCCGATGCTTCATCGCGCGACTGTCGGCCCGCATTCGAAGCTGGAGGACATGGAATGCCCGCCGGGTCGCGCGGCGTTCAACTATCACTGGATCACCAAGGAAGCGAGCCTGCCCATCGGCAACGCGCATCCCGACAACACGCGCCTCTCTGGACACTGGCGCAAGACCACGGCCTTGCTCGCGATCTATCCGACGCATCTCGTCACGCTCACGCCGGGTTATTTCTGGTATCTGGTGCTGCAGCCGCAAGGCGTGGGACAAGTGCATATTGGTTTCGGCGGCGGACTTGCGCCGGAATTCGTCGCGGACCCGCAAGCAAACGCGCATATGGCGACGCTCAAGAAGTTGCTCGACGAAGTAAATGCGGAAGACCGGCGCGGCGTGCAGGCGGTCTTTCGCGGTGTGCATGCGCCGCTTGCGAAGCCGGGCCATCTGAGTCATCTCGAACGGCCGAATTACGACTTCGCGCGCTATATCGCGTCAAGGCTCGCGCAGCACTGA
- a CDS encoding ABC transporter ATP-binding protein, with product MSTPSFISFSGVSKSYDGAHYVVDDLNLDVRKGEFLSLLGPSGSGKTTTLMMLAGFESPTHGEIRLDGKRLDDKPPHQRDIGMVFQNYALFPHLTIAENVAFPLSVRRVSRAEQKTRVKRALEMIELPHLGNRRPAQLSGGQQQRVALARALVFEPSVVLMDEPLGALDKRLRETMQYEIMRLHRELSLTIVYVTHDQAEALTMSDRVAVFSDGRIQQAATPTELYENAHNAFVANFVGENNGLMGRVVNVDQRWATLALSDGNMIRGRCESGLLPGDEAMLALRPERAHIPGAESARADGHSNVVRARVEELVYCGDHHRVHLTLGSRDSMVVKVPNTQRHALPRAGDHIEVAWRHDDCKILAAAAPRSAPAIQSPTAPSPSIIKTAPAGAN from the coding sequence ATGTCGACCCCTTCCTTCATTTCGTTCTCGGGCGTGAGCAAATCGTATGACGGCGCGCACTATGTCGTCGACGATCTGAACCTCGACGTGCGCAAGGGAGAATTCCTGTCGCTGCTCGGGCCATCGGGATCGGGCAAGACGACGACGCTCATGATGCTCGCGGGTTTCGAGTCGCCCACGCATGGCGAGATTCGACTCGACGGCAAACGGCTCGACGACAAGCCGCCGCATCAGCGCGACATCGGAATGGTGTTCCAGAACTACGCGCTGTTCCCGCATCTGACGATTGCCGAGAACGTCGCCTTTCCGCTTTCGGTGCGGCGTGTGAGCCGCGCGGAGCAAAAGACGCGCGTGAAGCGCGCGCTCGAGATGATCGAGTTGCCGCATCTCGGGAACCGCCGTCCGGCGCAATTGTCCGGCGGACAGCAGCAGCGCGTGGCGCTCGCGCGCGCGCTCGTATTCGAGCCGAGCGTCGTGTTGATGGACGAACCGCTCGGCGCGCTCGACAAGCGGCTGCGCGAAACGATGCAATACGAAATCATGCGGCTGCATCGCGAGTTGTCGCTGACGATCGTTTATGTCACGCACGATCAGGCCGAAGCGCTCACGATGTCCGATCGCGTCGCCGTGTTTTCCGATGGCCGCATTCAGCAGGCCGCGACGCCCACCGAGTTGTATGAGAACGCGCACAACGCATTCGTCGCGAACTTCGTCGGCGAGAACAACGGTCTGATGGGGCGCGTCGTCAACGTGGATCAACGGTGGGCAACGCTCGCGTTATCGGACGGCAACATGATTCGCGGACGCTGCGAAAGCGGCCTTCTTCCCGGCGACGAAGCCATGCTCGCGCTGCGTCCCGAACGCGCGCATATCCCGGGCGCCGAAAGCGCGCGCGCGGACGGGCACAGCAACGTGGTGCGCGCGCGCGTCGAGGAACTGGTGTATTGCGGCGACCATCATCGCGTGCATCTGACGCTCGGCTCCCGCGATTCGATGGTCGTGAAAGTGCCCAACACGCAGCGTCATGCACTGCCGCGTGCGGGCGATCACATCGAAGTGGCATGGCGTCACGACGACTGCAAGATTCTCGCGGCAGCCGCGCCACGCAGCGCGCCCGCCATTCAATCCCCCACCGCGCCTTCACCATCCATCATCAAGACCGCACCCGCAGGAGCCAACTGA
- a CDS encoding ABC transporter substrate-binding protein: MRNQLKAQCAALAAVAVVAASTFGAATAHAAETLNVVTFGGAFEAAAKKAWFDPFTQATGVTFSTESYDGGLAKLSAMEQAKNTTWDLIDLESNDAITGCDEGLLKKFDKASLGKTSDFIPGSISDCAVASMVWSTVYAYDTSKLKTAPTTVNDFFDLQKFPGKRGLRKSPKVAMEWALIADGVDPKDVYKVLGTPAGVDRAFKKLDTIKKNIVWWESGAQAPQLLADGAVVMVQAYNGRIDDAVKRDHKPFKAVWDGQLYDFEWWGIPTGAKHADTAAKFIVASSQPKASADLSKYIAYAPPRKDAIPLVDKQRLADLPTAPDNFKRALQVNATFWADNADAINKRFQVWLTQ, encoded by the coding sequence ATGCGCAATCAACTCAAAGCACAATGCGCCGCACTCGCCGCAGTCGCCGTAGTCGCCGCTTCCACTTTCGGCGCGGCGACTGCTCACGCAGCGGAAACGCTCAACGTCGTGACATTCGGCGGCGCGTTCGAAGCCGCTGCGAAGAAGGCCTGGTTCGATCCCTTCACGCAGGCAACGGGCGTGACGTTCTCGACCGAATCGTATGACGGCGGCCTGGCTAAGCTCTCCGCGATGGAGCAGGCGAAGAACACCACATGGGACCTGATCGACCTCGAAAGCAACGATGCAATCACAGGCTGCGACGAAGGCCTACTCAAGAAGTTCGACAAGGCTTCGCTCGGCAAGACGAGCGACTTCATTCCCGGTTCGATCAGCGATTGCGCGGTCGCGAGCATGGTGTGGTCCACCGTCTATGCATATGACACGAGCAAGCTCAAGACCGCGCCCACGACCGTCAACGACTTCTTCGACTTGCAGAAATTCCCCGGCAAGCGCGGCCTGCGCAAGTCGCCCAAGGTGGCGATGGAGTGGGCGCTGATTGCGGACGGCGTCGATCCGAAGGACGTGTACAAGGTGCTCGGCACGCCGGCCGGCGTAGACCGCGCATTCAAGAAGCTCGACACGATCAAGAAGAACATCGTGTGGTGGGAGTCCGGCGCACAGGCGCCGCAACTTCTCGCGGATGGCGCCGTGGTCATGGTGCAGGCCTATAACGGCCGCATCGACGACGCGGTCAAGCGCGACCACAAGCCCTTCAAGGCAGTGTGGGACGGCCAGCTCTACGACTTCGAATGGTGGGGCATTCCGACCGGCGCGAAGCACGCGGATACGGCTGCGAAGTTCATCGTCGCTTCGTCGCAGCCGAAGGCGTCGGCTGACTTGTCGAAGTACATCGCGTATGCGCCGCCGCGCAAGGATGCGATCCCGCTCGTCGACAAACAGCGTCTCGCCGATCTGCCGACCGCACCGGACAACTTCAAGCGCGCGCTGCAAGTCAATGCAACGTTCTGGGCCGACAATGCGGACGCCATCAACAAGCGCTTCCAGGTCTGGCTCACGCAATAA
- a CDS encoding ABC transporter permease, which yields MTVSAHAAAAGSPTRAEGRESYRKAQHRAALRALLLALPLLVFLLSTFIAPIALLLARSVQNHEVPDSMPALSRALDAWDGEGLPNEHTFALLASGLAQARDSGQLGNVARRLNFAQPEFRSLLMKTARSVRDEKPPAWKPALIEIDERWRSPEIWRLLKRAAQSPTPDYLLAAVDAQVTPQGSIASVPSNAAVYREAFARTISISATVTLLCLVLGYPVAWLLANLPAKSSNRLMLFVIVPFWTSLLVRTTAWYVLLQPGGVINSLMMGLGLATHPLPLIFNRTGVLIGMTHVLLPYMILAIYSVMKSVPPVYVRAAKSLGAHPFIAFVRVYMPQTLPGVGAGCFLVFVLALGYYITPALLGGAGDEMISQLIAIQTNAQLNWGLAGALSAYLVIFTAVFYFLFNRIVGIDRLRFG from the coding sequence ATGACCGTATCGGCCCACGCTGCAGCCGCCGGCTCTCCGACGAGAGCCGAAGGCCGCGAAAGCTACCGCAAGGCACAGCATCGCGCGGCGCTTCGCGCGCTCTTGCTCGCGCTGCCGTTGCTCGTGTTTCTGTTGTCCACGTTCATCGCACCGATCGCGTTGCTACTCGCACGCAGCGTGCAGAACCACGAAGTGCCGGACAGCATGCCCGCCCTCTCGCGCGCGCTCGATGCATGGGACGGCGAAGGCTTGCCGAACGAGCATACGTTCGCGCTGCTTGCGTCGGGACTTGCGCAAGCGCGCGACAGCGGGCAACTCGGCAACGTGGCGCGACGTCTGAACTTCGCGCAGCCCGAGTTCCGCAGTCTTCTGATGAAGACCGCGCGCAGCGTTCGCGATGAAAAGCCGCCCGCATGGAAGCCAGCGCTCATCGAGATCGACGAGCGCTGGCGCTCGCCGGAAATATGGCGCCTTTTGAAGCGCGCGGCGCAATCGCCGACGCCTGACTATTTGCTCGCCGCCGTCGATGCGCAAGTCACGCCGCAAGGCTCGATCGCTTCGGTGCCATCTAACGCGGCCGTTTATCGCGAGGCGTTCGCGCGCACCATTTCGATCAGCGCGACGGTCACGCTCCTGTGTCTCGTGCTGGGCTATCCGGTAGCGTGGCTGCTGGCGAACTTGCCCGCGAAAAGCAGCAACCGCCTGATGCTCTTTGTGATCGTGCCGTTCTGGACTTCATTGCTCGTTCGCACGACCGCGTGGTATGTGCTGTTGCAGCCGGGCGGCGTCATCAACAGTCTCATGATGGGGCTCGGCCTCGCGACGCATCCGTTGCCGCTCATCTTCAATCGAACCGGCGTGTTGATCGGCATGACGCATGTGCTTCTGCCGTACATGATCCTCGCCATCTATTCGGTGATGAAGAGCGTACCGCCCGTCTATGTGCGCGCCGCGAAGTCGCTCGGGGCGCATCCGTTCATCGCGTTCGTGCGCGTGTACATGCCGCAGACGCTGCCCGGCGTCGGCGCGGGCTGCTTTCTCGTCTTCGTGCTCGCGCTCGGCTACTACATCACGCCGGCGCTGCTCGGCGGCGCGGGCGACGAGATGATCAGCCAGCTCATCGCCATTCAAACGAACGCGCAGCTCAACTGGGGACTCGCGGGCGCGCTTTCCGCGTATCTCGTGATCTTCACTGCCGTGTTC